In a genomic window of candidate division WOR-3 bacterium:
- a CDS encoding T9SS type A sorting domain-containing protein has translation MGCNQRVNTDITMNWQGDPAVAGSPNGNFIFTWEDRRQLGNSDIFAQRFDRNGNRLGDNFRINDSTAAGDQSISAVSFVPNGISLIVWDDRRNGITGDIYGRFLNPDGSLMGNDFRINDDPLNYGNQYEPDIGSDDSNRFVVVWMDGRDGNWNIYGQRFNCNGARINNNFRVTAQESIQWSPRIAVGPAGNFVVTWNDRRRNQWDVYAQIYDTSGTPVDTNFRVNCDAGDADQLLGDVAINRYGEFIVVWSDKRNGNDDIYAQIFNSVGIRIGGEFKINDDISNSSQTSPTVIAVSDGGYYIAWADARNGNFDIYCQRITRGGSKIGTNFRVNDDSNSSHQRVSSIGQERFNRGILIAWEDERNGNCDIYAAVINRFGIPLSQNFRVNDDPIGTGSHFYPSSAGGSKRFIVCWHDSRQGGDIYAQILNDDGSKIGGNFLVNEGNIGASQWYPYCAMDTYNRAVIVWMDYRQTFSKIYARLYDENGNPAGPEFRVSDAPDSIPEVFASVAMNSAGYWVVSWMDYRNGINDPDIYCQLFTPRGEKIGPNKRVNLDGQNVLQSYPTCAIDDNRNIAIAWEDKRNGSYDIYLQLLDSLSNLIGGNERVNDNPPGYSDCYSPSCAFDETGRLAVMFNGEIENISNPQIFCQRFRSDGTRIGHNQKINEPNLFPNNSHWTVGQSVIANSEFIIFTWTDNRRHQGWDIFCKITDWNLIGIRELTYHDPEYQPERASTIGTFLIRQRNKVSFSLRHASTICIYSISGSLMSKLDVTGKINSISVDNLAPGIYFFHIEDKHNRNFIYKVVIM, from the coding sequence TTGGGATGTAACCAACGAGTAAATACTGATATCACTATGAACTGGCAAGGAGATCCTGCAGTGGCCGGGAGCCCTAACGGTAACTTCATATTTACATGGGAAGACCGTCGCCAACTGGGCAACTCCGACATCTTTGCCCAGCGATTTGATCGCAACGGCAATCGATTAGGGGATAATTTCCGGATTAATGATTCAACAGCCGCAGGGGACCAAAGCATCTCCGCTGTTTCTTTTGTGCCAAATGGCATCAGCCTAATCGTGTGGGACGACCGTCGTAATGGAATTACCGGAGATATTTATGGCAGGTTTCTTAACCCCGATGGTTCACTCATGGGAAATGATTTCAGAATCAACGACGACCCATTGAATTATGGCAACCAGTATGAACCTGATATCGGCAGTGACGACTCTAACAGATTTGTTGTTGTCTGGATGGACGGAAGAGACGGAAACTGGAATATTTATGGCCAGCGTTTTAATTGTAATGGCGCACGCATCAACAACAACTTCCGGGTAACAGCTCAGGAAAGTATTCAATGGTCTCCTAGAATTGCTGTCGGACCTGCTGGAAATTTTGTTGTTACTTGGAATGACCGCAGAAGAAACCAGTGGGATGTCTATGCCCAAATTTATGATACATCTGGAACACCAGTAGATACTAATTTTCGCGTTAACTGTGATGCGGGGGATGCTGATCAACTACTAGGAGATGTAGCAATCAACCGTTACGGCGAGTTTATCGTTGTCTGGTCTGATAAAAGAAATGGGAATGATGATATCTACGCGCAAATATTCAATTCTGTTGGAATTCGTATCGGTGGTGAATTTAAAATTAATGACGATATTAGCAACAGCTCACAGACATCTCCCACAGTAATTGCTGTATCTGATGGTGGTTACTACATTGCCTGGGCTGATGCGCGTAATGGAAACTTTGATATATACTGTCAGAGAATTACAAGAGGTGGCAGTAAAATAGGAACCAATTTTCGAGTAAATGATGACTCCAACAGTTCTCACCAACGAGTTTCCTCCATCGGGCAAGAACGGTTTAATCGAGGAATATTAATAGCTTGGGAAGATGAACGAAATGGGAATTGTGATATTTATGCTGCTGTCATCAACAGGTTTGGTATCCCCCTTTCACAAAATTTTCGTGTCAACGATGATCCAATTGGAACCGGCTCGCATTTTTATCCCAGCAGTGCAGGCGGAAGCAAACGTTTTATCGTCTGCTGGCATGATTCCCGACAAGGAGGGGATATCTATGCCCAAATACTTAACGACGACGGCAGTAAAATAGGCGGTAATTTTCTTGTTAACGAAGGTAACATTGGCGCATCTCAATGGTATCCATACTGCGCTATGGACACATATAACCGCGCGGTTATTGTATGGATGGATTATCGACAAACTTTTTCTAAAATTTACGCCCGGTTATACGATGAAAATGGTAATCCCGCTGGACCCGAATTTCGTGTTAGTGACGCACCCGACAGTATCCCAGAAGTTTTTGCTAGCGTAGCGATGAATTCTGCTGGGTATTGGGTTGTTAGTTGGATGGATTACAGGAACGGCATCAACGACCCCGATATCTATTGCCAGTTATTTACACCTCGCGGCGAAAAGATCGGACCGAACAAAAGAGTAAATCTGGACGGCCAAAATGTTCTTCAATCATATCCCACGTGTGCAATTGATGACAATCGGAATATTGCAATAGCATGGGAGGACAAGCGTAACGGCTCGTATGACATTTATTTACAACTTCTAGACTCGCTTTCCAATCTGATAGGCGGTAATGAAAGAGTTAATGACAATCCTCCTGGGTACTCGGATTGCTACTCACCGAGCTGTGCATTTGATGAAACAGGCCGTTTGGCAGTAATGTTTAATGGAGAAATCGAAAATATTAGTAATCCTCAAATATTCTGCCAAAGGTTTCGTTCAGATGGCACAAGAATTGGCCATAATCAGAAAATCAACGAACCCAATCTATTTCCCAATAATTCCCATTGGACTGTCGGTCAAAGTGTCATCGCCAATAGTGAATTCATTATCTTTACATGGACTGATAACCGGCGTCATCAGGGTTGGGATATTTTCTGCAAAATTACAGATTGGAACCTTATTGGTATCCGAGAATTGACATACCATGACCCTGAATACCAACCAGAAAGAGCCTCTACTATAGGAACTTTTCTTATAAGACAGCGAAATAAAGTTTCTTTCTCTTTAAGACATGCATCTACAATTTGTATTTACAGCATAAGCGGCTCTCTTATGTCCAAACTCGATGTTACTGGTAAAATCAACTCAATCAGTGTTGATAATCTAGCACCCGGAATCTATTTTTTTCACATCGAAGACAAACATAATCGTAATTTTATATACAAAGTTGTGATAATGTAA
- a CDS encoding FG-GAP-like repeat-containing protein: protein MKNLKLSLLILISVFSLALGEHMRLIRNSKPERSIWNIETTKRLIPSVNFWQHETEPFQRFRFNPTRKDMARINKLRSGATDTVRVLCLRVEFVEDTTPLTTGNGKMDTFGFLSPDSGLFYDPPHFKRYFERLMEGLRNYYLAQSQGKLFIEYTVMPSGEKECYQLPREMQFYGDTVSYEGIEYGLVRLMHDAFKVADLDPAIHFHDYDEFIIFHAGSGLQSDYAADGRRDSPYDLLAGEIPPGAIEAYLGVPYILVDEGQTRIEQATVLPEMMRQDTLTERGEINLAGMVGLAGTLAHEFAHLLGAYDLYDVTGVTMGVGAWSLMGYGGWVGDYSAGAPPGIIPASLDAYHRVALGFITPKVISSPTESIRVYSGMIDTSLYTSRPDSIYPKIIKISINQQEYFLIENRQTDIRKLDTIIVDVEDGVVIGVESNEYDFFLPGSGILIWHIDEKVIADYGPYNAINIDPAHKGVDLEEADGIQDFDVPYWLTYNYQYEVYGYKFDPFSKQGYNDRFNAYTTPNSDAYAGKSFISVELYGERDTLPSLKDTLITIKVNWDLYYENFPKDLQRNSPLKSAYAVDLDCDGTLEVVTADSAGQIFAWRYNGEGFRFPNGAFANTGSQIAADLAIGDVAPESGLEIVAGCTDGRIRIYTMTGLLKTTFRTSDRIIAAPVLADLNHDGYKDVIIGSTDGNIYAVSSTGELLPGFPVRLGTEIRAPAAITDTENPRIVVLTADHRVWFLNQNGTIAPGFPITLGHSPFYAYAQPVVADYNRDGENEIAVVAGGEHDYRLYIINQNGIIIYQSQELIEHPFTGTLAVADMNNDGYLDIICAARNKIFAFNYNATLVTNFPFRRESTFSVQELVGNWIVTYEKPFEFHSSPIIIELNNDNVPDIIIGSPAHGILGFNGKDGTLLDLFPLMTTASVSATPLYADINNDGKPEIAAGSDSGIFYIWSLLNSDFKEYWSCAYHDPCHTGLTHPPAYFPNADSSRLISQFYLYPNPANNAVCIRFRLNHNTSPAQFTVLDMNGEPVIKEIATPTNPFVDNELWLNIKNLAPGIYVVKLEVNTENRRQICFAKLAIVR, encoded by the coding sequence ATGAAAAATTTAAAATTGTCTCTTCTGATATTAATTTCTGTATTTTCTCTTGCCTTGGGAGAACACATGCGGTTAATTCGTAATTCTAAACCCGAAAGATCCATCTGGAATATTGAGACTACTAAAAGACTTATTCCTTCAGTGAACTTTTGGCAACACGAGACTGAGCCTTTTCAACGCTTTCGATTTAACCCAACCCGCAAAGACATGGCTCGAATTAACAAACTACGTTCTGGCGCAACTGATACTGTGCGTGTACTCTGTCTTAGAGTAGAATTTGTTGAAGACACTACTCCATTGACTACCGGCAACGGCAAAATGGACACATTCGGCTTCCTTTCTCCTGATTCAGGTCTTTTTTATGACCCTCCTCATTTTAAACGCTACTTTGAAAGATTGATGGAAGGTCTGCGGAACTATTATCTGGCTCAGTCGCAAGGAAAATTATTTATTGAATATACTGTTATGCCTTCTGGAGAAAAAGAATGTTACCAATTACCAAGAGAGATGCAGTTTTATGGTGATACCGTTTCATATGAAGGCATTGAGTACGGGCTGGTTCGACTGATGCACGATGCTTTTAAGGTTGCCGACCTTGATCCAGCTATTCATTTCCACGATTATGATGAATTCATTATCTTTCACGCTGGTAGTGGCCTTCAATCAGATTATGCAGCTGATGGTAGGCGAGACAGTCCGTATGATCTGCTTGCCGGTGAAATACCTCCGGGAGCAATTGAAGCCTATTTAGGTGTACCCTATATTTTAGTTGATGAAGGCCAAACGCGTATTGAACAGGCAACCGTATTGCCGGAAATGATGCGACAAGATACACTCACCGAAAGAGGAGAAATTAATCTCGCAGGAATGGTGGGTTTGGCTGGTACATTGGCTCATGAATTTGCACATCTTCTTGGGGCTTATGATTTATATGATGTAACAGGCGTGACAATGGGAGTAGGTGCTTGGAGCCTTATGGGGTATGGCGGTTGGGTAGGCGATTACAGTGCTGGAGCTCCCCCGGGGATAATACCTGCTTCCCTTGATGCTTATCACCGAGTTGCTCTAGGTTTTATCACACCTAAAGTTATTTCTTCACCGACAGAATCAATTCGAGTTTATTCAGGCATGATAGATACCAGTCTATATACCAGTCGCCCTGACAGCATCTATCCGAAAATTATTAAAATATCGATAAACCAACAAGAGTACTTTTTAATTGAAAATCGTCAGACCGATATCCGCAAACTGGATACTATCATTGTTGATGTTGAAGATGGTGTAGTTATTGGGGTTGAATCAAACGAGTATGACTTCTTTTTACCCGGTTCAGGAATCCTTATTTGGCACATAGATGAAAAAGTTATCGCTGATTATGGTCCTTATAATGCTATCAATATTGACCCAGCGCATAAGGGTGTAGATCTCGAAGAGGCGGATGGTATTCAGGATTTCGATGTTCCATACTGGTTGACTTATAATTATCAATATGAAGTATATGGCTACAAGTTTGATCCTTTTTCTAAACAGGGTTATAACGACCGCTTTAATGCCTATACGACACCAAACTCTGATGCCTACGCCGGCAAAAGTTTTATTTCTGTAGAATTATACGGAGAAAGAGACACTCTCCCTTCCTTAAAGGACACGCTAATAACAATTAAAGTTAATTGGGATCTTTATTACGAGAACTTTCCCAAGGATTTGCAAAGAAACAGCCCGTTGAAATCGGCCTATGCCGTGGATTTAGATTGTGATGGAACATTGGAGGTTGTTACTGCCGACAGCGCAGGTCAAATATTCGCATGGCGCTATAATGGTGAAGGTTTCCGTTTCCCAAACGGTGCGTTTGCAAATACAGGATCTCAAATAGCAGCTGATTTAGCGATAGGCGATGTAGCACCTGAGTCAGGACTGGAAATAGTGGCTGGCTGTACAGATGGGAGAATTAGAATATATACCATGACCGGACTTTTAAAAACTACATTCAGAACATCAGACCGCATTATAGCAGCACCAGTTCTTGCTGATCTAAACCACGATGGATATAAAGATGTTATAATCGGATCAACCGATGGCAATATATATGCAGTCTCCTCTACCGGAGAATTACTGCCAGGTTTTCCCGTCCGCTTGGGTACAGAAATCAGAGCGCCAGCGGCAATAACCGATACAGAAAACCCCAGAATCGTCGTTCTTACAGCAGATCACCGTGTTTGGTTTTTAAATCAAAATGGAACAATTGCCCCAGGGTTTCCTATCACTCTCGGTCATTCCCCGTTCTATGCATATGCCCAACCGGTTGTGGCAGATTACAATCGCGACGGCGAAAATGAAATTGCGGTAGTTGCTGGTGGGGAACATGATTATCGATTATACATAATCAACCAGAATGGAATTATAATTTATCAATCCCAAGAATTGATAGAACATCCTTTTACCGGTACATTGGCAGTAGCAGATATGAACAACGATGGCTATCTTGATATTATTTGCGCCGCACGCAATAAAATTTTTGCTTTTAACTACAATGCCACGTTAGTTACGAACTTTCCTTTCCGTCGCGAGTCTACGTTTTCTGTCCAAGAACTTGTTGGCAACTGGATAGTTACCTACGAGAAGCCATTTGAATTTCATTCCTCGCCCATTATTATCGAGTTAAATAATGACAATGTACCAGATATTATCATCGGCTCGCCAGCGCATGGCATTCTTGGGTTTAACGGAAAAGATGGCACACTTCTCGACCTTTTTCCCTTAATGACCACAGCATCTGTAAGTGCTACTCCTCTTTATGCAGACATCAACAATGATGGCAAACCGGAAATCGCTGCTGGGTCAGACAGCGGCATATTCTATATCTGGAGCCTGCTTAACTCTGATTTTAAGGAATACTGGAGTTGCGCCTATCACGATCCCTGTCATACCGGACTGACACATCCACCTGCGTATTTTCCAAATGCAGACTCTAGTCGATTGATAAGTCAATTCTATCTTTATCCGAATCCAGCTAACAATGCTGTCTGCATAAGATTCAGATTGAATCACAATACTTCGCCTGCACAATTCACGGTTTTAGACATGAACGGCGAACCTGTAATTAAGGAAATCGCCACCCCGACGAACCCTTTTGTTGACAATGAATTATGGCTCAATATTAAAAACCTTGCGCCTGGAATCTATGTCGTAAAGCTTGAAGTCAACACTGAAAATCGACGGCAAATTTGCTTCGCTAAACTGGCAATTGTCCGATGA
- the tadA gene encoding tRNA adenosine(34) deaminase TadA: MKENRVNVDDEYWMRIALHEAHRAAEENEVPVGCIIVLNGTIIGRGHNQIESLKDPTAHAEILAITAAARSLENWRLLNTTAYVTVEPCLMCTGALLLSRVKRVVYGTQDEKFGCLGSRYNLIKNSRFNHCFEITGGILADEAARLLKNFFQKKRKIR; encoded by the coding sequence GTGAAAGAAAATAGAGTTAATGTTGATGACGAATATTGGATGAGAATAGCACTCCATGAAGCGCACCGTGCCGCTGAAGAAAATGAAGTTCCTGTTGGCTGTATAATAGTACTTAACGGTACAATAATAGGAAGGGGGCATAATCAGATCGAATCGCTTAAAGACCCAACTGCACACGCAGAAATTCTTGCCATTACTGCAGCGGCACGATCTTTAGAAAATTGGCGTTTACTCAATACCACGGCTTATGTTACGGTAGAACCCTGTTTAATGTGTACTGGAGCCCTTCTTCTTTCAAGGGTCAAAAGAGTAGTATACGGCACACAAGACGAAAAATTTGGCTGCTTGGGTTCAAGGTATAATTTAATTAAAAATTCCCGATTCAACCACTGTTTTGAAATTACCGGGGGTATATTAGCCGACGAAGCAGCCAGATTACTAAAAAACTTCTTTCAAAAAAAACGTAAAATAAGGTGA